CAAAATAAAATAATAAGGGGTATGAGTAATGCTTTGGCGATACAAATCTTAAATTTGCTAATTAAGGTTTTATCAAAGCTTTTTTTTTAATTCTTAACTCATTAAAATTTATTATATCTTCTAAGTTTCAGTGATTAATTAATCACGTCGTAGCCTGCTTCTTTTACAGCTTCTTCTAGCTTTGAAGGTTCCACTTTTTTAGGATTGTATTTAACGGTGGCTTTCCCTGATTCTAGATCTATTTTAACTTCTTTGACTCCATCTACATTTTTTAAAGATTTTTCAACGCGTGCTACGCAGTGGGCACAACTCATTC
This window of the Methanobacterium veterum genome carries:
- a CDS encoding heavy-metal-associated domain-containing protein translates to MFDSTKAEIKISGMSCAHCVARVEKSLKNVDGVKEVKIDLESGKATVKYNPKKVEPSKLEEAVKEAGYDVIN